The genomic DNA GGGGGGTGGtttaggggagggcggggcggcgaggcggtcgCGGGAGGCGGGGGCCGGCGGTTAGGGCTGGGCTGGATCGGCGGTTGAAGACGGGAAGAAGAGACGGGAGGTTGAAGACGAACAATGTAGGTTGAATTTTGATCTAACGGTTGAGACAGGAGGAAGAGAATCGACTGACCCTTTCTACAATTTCAATCGACTGTCGCCTAGCCTCTCCCAGAGATGAACCTATGACGAATCAAGTGCCTATATACATGTAGACATTGTACATTCCAGAAGATAGTGCCTCCATAAATCCTCAGCGCCACACATACCGCATGAACTCGTAGTTGATGTTTTCTGATGGCAATGCACGTCCTCAGTGGGCAATGTTTAGCTAATCTCCACAGAAACGTTCTAACTTATCCTATTCATGAGATAAATGTGCTCGATCCTGGTAATCCTTAGGGCTGCGATGCACGTGGGCTTCGATCTGATCAAAGAATAAATTGGCCCACAATCCAGAAATGGTTATGGTACAAAAATAGTTCTAATACTTCCTCCAAAAAGCAAAAAGTGAGGCTAAATTCAGTTACTACATACGCTCGTATAAGCAGCCGCTTCAGGCAGCTTGGAACACAGAGATAATTTATATATAAGATTTGAACATTTTTCTGTATATTGTTACATACACTCACCATCAGTTCCTTATCTGGATATGATCTATCTAAAGACAGGATCTCGAGAAAATGCGTTTGTAAAACTGCTGTTCCATTTTGTTGGCACACAAGCACAACACAGGTTCAGGTTTTGTTGACAACTTGACATACTCACACCTCATGTTAAGAATGAATGCTGGATCAGGTGATATTTTCTGCAATGTGCAAACGTTTCCCCAAGAAGTGAAAACAGAAGCCAGAAATAGACAGGAGCGGAAATCTTGATACAAATTCGAGAAAACTACACACCAATGTTCAACCTTCTTTATACAATACTAATGAGAAACCATACACGACCGTAGCGGATACAACACTCTGACACACAGCTCTTGCTGAATGGGAATTTCACTCCTGGCACAGTTTTAGCAGGTTTGAACAACGATTTCGGTGGTACATATAGCAGTAGTGATGGTGATGTATACATCTCCATATTTTACAACATCAGTGCCGCATTCTAAGCAGCAACTAGTGTGGTCACGGCCGGAACCTGGACTTGCCCTGGAGTGGCCAGCTGACTGATGTTCGCCGGACGAATCCGGCCGCTTGCGAGCCCGGCAGTCAGGTCCTCCACTTCCACTTTCAGCACGTCTCGGCGGTTGCCAATGTCACCTGCATACCTGCTGACACAGTACACCCCGACAGCCATCACCGCCACTCCATAGATGTTCGTGGTTACTAGGCGGAAAGGGGTCGAAACCACAGCAGCAAGAGGGCCGCCGATGATGGACACAGCCTGCCCACTCTGCCCGAGCCCGACGTTGCCTTGCTCAGCCACAAGCAGACCAGTCTTGCAGTATATAGCAAAGTCTTCGCAGTTGTTCTTGAACAGGCTGTAGCACCTGAAACCATTGGTCAACAAGTATTTGGCACGTCGGACAACCACCTCGTCAGGATCAGTGGCAGCAAGTGtgcagatcccgcaaggaagaagaatgagtccatgaagaagacaaacagacgta from Triticum dicoccoides isolate Atlit2015 ecotype Zavitan unplaced genomic scaffold, WEW_v2.0 scaffold39693, whole genome shotgun sequence includes the following:
- the LOC119346106 gene encoding uncharacterized protein LOC119346106 is translated as PCGICTLAATDPDEVVVRRAKYLLTNGFRCYSLFKNNCEDFAIYCKTGLLVAEQGNVGLGQSGQAVSIIGGPLAAVVSTPFRLVTTNIYGVAVMAVGVYCVSRYAGDIGNRRDVLKVEVEDLTAGLASGRIRPANISQLATPGQVQVPAVTTLVAA